The following nucleotide sequence is from Candidatus Hydrogenedentota bacterium.
ATCGCTTCGCTCAACCACCGGCTAATGGCCCTCACCCCTCCGGGGTGAAGAGGGAAAGGACACCCGTATCCATGGCTTCATGGACAGAATTCCCGCCCACGGCGGTCAGGGGCTCGCCATGACGCGCTGTGCCGGGGCTGCGGCGGGAACGAGATGGCTTCGCTTCGCTCGCCATGACGCATGTTTCCCCGTCATTGCGAAGGCGCGCAGCGCCTGAAGCAATCTCGTGCCCGCGATGGCCCCGGGTTCTGCGGCATCGTATTCGGCAATTGCGGCTGGAGGGCGTCATTTGGAAAACGTCGGTCGGGTGTGGGACAATCTGGCGGTGACCAGTCGGCGTTTGCCCGGAGGGGTAGCCTAATTGGTAAGGCACCGGTCTTGAAAACCGGCGGTTTCGGCCTTGCGGGTTCGAGTCCCGCCCCCTCCGCCAGATTTTGTTGTTTTGCCAACCGGAGGAGTCTGCCCATGAGCCAGGTGGTTTGCCCGTCCTGCGGCCTGAGCCAGCCCGTGGCCGAGGAAAAAATCGGCCGGGAAGTCTACTGCGAGGAGTGCGGGAAGAAGTTCACCGCCGAGGGGCTGGCGCAGGACGCGGCCGCGGCCGCCGCGCCGGAGTACGTCTGGGAGGGCAGCCCGCTCTGGCGCTACTACTTCTGGCAGACCTTCTTCGGCGTGGTGCTCATCCCGGCACTCGGAATCGGGTTGCTGCTCCTGCTGGGGGTGTGGTTCCGCCGCATCTCCCACAAGTACCAGGTGACCGGATCGCACATCATCGCGCGGATCGGCATCTTCTCCGTGAACACCATCCAGATCGCGGTGAAGGACATCCGCAGCATCGAGATTCGGGCATCCTTCTTCCACCGGCTCCTGGGCGTCCGGGAGATACTCATCTCCACAGCCGGCAATGCGGGCGTGGAACTCACCATGCACGGCATCCCGGACGAGGTCGCCGACACCATCCAGAAGCTCCAGCGGAAGTAGCCGAAAACCCCTCAGCGGTCCTTTCGCCGGAGCGCGCGCGCGGCGAAAAACACCAGAATGCCCAGGGACGCAAGGAGGGACAGGGTCGCAGCCGCCGTGAAGGCCAGGCGCAACCAGTTGGATGGATCGCCCCAGAAGTCTTCCCTTTCGGCCGCCTCTGTCTGTTCATCGCAGGGGAACGGCACTCCCTCCTCCCGGGCCCATTTCGCATAGGCCGCAAACTGGCTCTCGTCCCCCTCCCCCCAAGTTTCAGTATCTCCCTGGTCGCCGATTCTGCCGAACAACTCCTTGGCCAGTTCCCTCTGGCGGAACAGACAGGCGCAGCCGCAGTAGTTGTTCAGGTATCGTCTTGAATCGGGGAATTCCTGGAGCAGTTGCCTGAACCCCGCGTCGAGGCCGACCCACTCCGCCATCTCCCCGCTTCCGGAATACTCACAGTGAAAAATGCCCATCTGTTCCGTCACCAGTTCGGCGTACAGGGTGTCGTTGGCCGACTCCGAGGAGAGCTTTCGCGCCTCGGCAAAAAACGCCACCAGTTCCTCCCCGGACCCGCGCCAACTTGGATGTACATACAGGGCCATTTCAGAGTACAGGGGGAAATAATCGGGGGCCAGCGCCACGCCCTTCATGAAGATTTCGCGCTGTTTCTCCCTGGAATACCCAAGGGCAGTGCCCGTCGCCAGCCACATTTCGTAGAATTCGGGCGCGTTTCCCGCCAGCGGCTCGGCCTCCTCCAGCACCTTCTCCGCGCGGCGGAAGTTCTCTTCAAACCCCTTCCGCCCCTCCGGGGTCACCTCAGCGCCGTACCCTGGACCGCGCAGATCCCAGGCATAGTTCTGGTACACCTGCGCAAGCAGCACCCGGGCTGAAACGGAATCGGGGCGCTCGCTGCACCACTTCCGGACGCAGGCCATGTAGGGATCCTTGTAATGCCACGTCAGGTTCCCGTATCCATTGCGCAGTCCTTCGTAAAACTCGTCAAGCTGCCATTTCCCCTCCGCATCCCGGCACTTCCCCTCGCGGAGTCGGGCAAGGGTGTTTTCCAGATAGTCATGCTCCCCGGCGGCCAGAGCCCAGCCGAGATACGTTTTTTCCGCAGGGGTCTGCCGTGACAGGGGAAGGTCCATCAAGGGTGCCTCCTCGTGGTTCTCCGCAAGGGTGTTCTCCCCGACTGTGGCCTCCGTGCCCTCGTCCTTCACGGCCACGCCCCGGCCGCCGTTTTTCCGGC
It contains:
- a CDS encoding DUF4034 domain-containing protein — protein: MFSRGIATAVLCAALAAGADSATLAVPGDHATIQAAVDAAAPGSAVVIQPGVYHESLVIGKDITLSGAESGEVVLSNTVRAGEIVKVTSGAMVELQRLILEHNDKEPENGRAKYPDLILAEGARVHIQHCVMRNGAGCGIAVHGDSDVRVEDCRIEGNVQIGIVVRGESARGHFARNVVCGNSLGGATVFQGGFGEFTENTFSENPHHGIYLFGPGPRDAVIRGNRVEKNGGAGVQVEHYAGVFVEENTVRENAGAGIWACCGTEAVLRGNTVEKNTGPGIRVAGIGTNIEVAENACSGNKGAGILVAAAARAAVRDNTSRGNTVNGIVVRDWFTSAEVDGNTCEENAVHGILAAQGASVSIAGNMCRKNGGRGVAVKDEGTEATVGENTLAENHEEAPLMDLPLSRQTPAEKTYLGWALAAGEHDYLENTLARLREGKCRDAEGKWQLDEFYEGLRNGYGNLTWHYKDPYMACVRKWCSERPDSVSARVLLAQVYQNYAWDLRGPGYGAEVTPEGRKGFEENFRRAEKVLEEAEPLAGNAPEFYEMWLATGTALGYSREKQREIFMKGVALAPDYFPLYSEMALYVHPSWRGSGEELVAFFAEARKLSSESANDTLYAELVTEQMGIFHCEYSGSGEMAEWVGLDAGFRQLLQEFPDSRRYLNNYCGCACLFRQRELAKELFGRIGDQGDTETWGEGDESQFAAYAKWAREEGVPFPCDEQTEAAEREDFWGDPSNWLRLAFTAAATLSLLASLGILVFFAARALRRKDR
- a CDS encoding PH domain-containing protein, with translation MSQVVCPSCGLSQPVAEEKIGREVYCEECGKKFTAEGLAQDAAAAAAPEYVWEGSPLWRYYFWQTFFGVVLIPALGIGLLLLLGVWFRRISHKYQVTGSHIIARIGIFSVNTIQIAVKDIRSIEIRASFFHRLLGVREILISTAGNAGVELTMHGIPDEVADTIQKLQRK